DNA from Synechococcus elongatus PCC 6301:
GGCTGGCAGTGGTTAGTGGTGCGCAATGAAATCGGCCAAGAAATGTTTGATCTCATCCAAGACGACCTACGGCTACAACCTGTCCAGAGCAGTGGCGATCGCCGGGCTGCGGTACAAAACAGCATTCCGGCCTACGAACAAGGTGTGCAGCTGCCGATGTGGGCGGCCAAATTGATGGGCCTCGTGATCGAGCGGATCGGTCCCAAGGGCCTTGAATATGCTCGCTTTTCGATTGACAGCCACTTCACCCGCAACGCGCTCTACGTGCGGCGCAACTATCCCGAGAAAGCTGAGACGCACATTCCGGAGTTTGCCAAGCGGATCGTCAGTCAATATCAACTCCCACCGATCGAGGAGAAATAATTCTGCTGTAGAGCCACCGATCTCTTAGGCAAACCCTTGGTTCGGCTTTCCCCCTTGCTGCACCTGATAGGATGCCAATATCCCTTTATTTAGCGCTTGCTGGCGCTTGACCCGCCGCTTTTTTATGGAACCTGGCAGTAGTAGCCGCGCCAACGCCCCCGCCCCGCCTGCGCAACGGTGGTCTGAACGGGTCGGTATCGCAATTGCGTTGGCAACCTTAGTCATCCCTTTTTGGGTTATTAGTTTTTACTCAACCTCGCGGACCAGTTCGTCACCTCCTGCTTCGCTGCAGCTGCGAAGTGACTGATCCGGCGATCGCCCGACTCTTCCGTCTACGATTTTGCTTTCCTCCTTTCGGGGGTGGCAATCGCAAGGTATGGCAGGCTAGGGGAACAAGTTGTCGGAGCCACCTGCGATGAATACAGCCTCTGATCCCTGGTGGGTTCAACAGTGGCTGGATTTGATCAATGCCTATCGCTTCAAGAAACGCTTGGAGCGAGGTTGGCGCTATGCCCGCGAAGGTCATGTCCTCAGCATTTGCTTCCAAGGGCAAAAAGTGGAGGCGAAGGTTCAAGGGACTGAAGCGAAGCCCTATCGAGCCTCGCTTTGGCTGGATCCAATCAGTGAGGAGGACTGGGGCTACGTCATTTCAGCCTTGGCGACTGAGGCCCGTTGGTCAGCACTGTTGTTAGCAGGCGAAATGCCCGCCGACATCGAGACGGTGTTCGCCCGTAATGGTTTGCGCCTTTTCCCGTTTAGCCTCAGTGATGTCCACTCGCGCTGTAGCTGTCCAGATAAAGCCAACCCTTGCAAGCATGTCAGCGCTATCTACTACCTGCTTGGCGATCGCTTTAGTGAAGATCCCTTCGTGCTTTTTCAGCTCCGGGGACGGCAACGACAGCAGCTACTAGAGGAATTGCGATCGCGTCGCCAAGCTAGCCTTCAACCAACGCCAGAAGTCTCTGCTGCACCAGTTCCTCAGCTGCAGCAATTTTGGGATTACGCCGATCCCCTTGACCCAGAGCTGGTGATTATCACGCCCAGTCTCGGCGACACAGTGCTTGGACAATTGGGTTCTTTGCCCCTTGCGAGCGATCCTCGTTTAGAGACCAGCGCTGCGCAGCTACTAGTGCAATTGCGGCAGCTCTATGAGGATGTTGCTCAGTCAGTTTTCTTGGAATCTATGGCATCAGCAGGCGATCGCTGAGCCATTTTTCAGGATCAGCAGTATAGTCATTGCAGCTAATCCGCTATTCAACGGCTTTCCTCTTTCCCTGTCTTAAGCAAAGGCTTCTAAAGCTCACAATAAATAGACAGCAGCTAACTGCGTAACAAGCAAAAATGAGTGCGGTTAGACATGCGGACTTTACACAAAGTATTCCAAACTACCTAACAGCAGCTCTTTGGTGTCAATTTTTGTTGATGGGGTGGAATTGGCTAGCGATCGCTCCAACCCTAGCAGTTAAACTCCCCCTAAGCACCTTCTAGCTCAGCAGAGCTAGATATGTGAACTGTTAGCGAGAATGTCAAGAATCATGAGCATACGTTTTTTAATTATCGAGGCGTATCTGCATGTATTGGCCTTTGCGTTAATCATCACAGGCCTCATTGGGTTAGTCGGCTACCCTGATGTCCAACACTTAACCTTTCATAGTTTAGTTCTGCCATTAGATAGTTCACTCTTATTACTATTACTTGGTGGGCTGCTACTTAGCGCAGTTTATCGCGCAGGAAAGCTGCTAAAAGCCTTGATGTTCTTGTTGATAATCACCGTAGTGTACGGCACCACAAGGAATTGGTTGGTTGGAGAGCCAGAAACAAATTTCTCGTTTATCAGTGAATTTATTCGGGTTAGAACTGCTTTTGTTATCACGTCCTTGATAAGTAGTCTTGCTTTTTCTTGGAGTCTAGAATCACGTCTAACTAAGCGACGAGCTTACTTTACTGGTGTTGGTATTATTTTGCTTTCAAGCACATCATTGCTGTCTGACTTATTTTGGGCTCCAGAAGCTACTAGCTTGAGATATGATTTTTCGTCAATTTATGTTGTCAATTTCTTGAGTATTTTACTGAGCATTAGTGTTATTTTATTGGCGCCTAGATCACATCAGAGTCTCAGCAGCCCCGGAAGAATTCCTGTTTTAGCAGGCTTATTGGGAGTGATGTTAACCTGCATCACTTGGTATTTGCTCAGCTTGCAAACTATTAGCTTTATCAATCAGCAAAGTGACATTTTACTGGCTAAAGTCCAGAGCAGCACCGAGCGGGCATTATCCAATCGACTAGCACTCATTCAACGAATGAGCGAGCGCTGGGAAGCGCTAGGAAGCTTACCCACTCAAGCCTATTGGCAGCAAGAAGCCAAGAGTTACCTTCGTGACTTCCCGAATCTACAGTGGGTGGGAGTATTCGATTCTGAGATACAGCCCTACTGGCTGGTGGGACGTACAGATAAGGCTGCAGAGTGGTTGCCTCGGTTCAGAGCTGAACAGAATCAACAAGTTTGGTTCCAGCAAACCTTAGCCTCTAGGTCTACCTCACTCAGCCCGGTATTCACTCTTCCTGACAACCCAAGTACCTATGTCTTGCTTGCTAGCCCGCTGAACTTACCGAATCACCCCCCCCGCTTAATTGCTGCCGGCCTCAGTCTTCAGGGCATTATGCGTGACCTTATTGGGACAGATTATGACCAGTTTGTTCTGGCTCTATTTCAAGGCGATCAACCAATCTACCGCTCAGCTCTCCTATCTAATCAAGACTTGAAGAGTAGGCCTATTAACGATCGCAATATTATTTTGAGCAATGGGAAAAGTTGGAAATTAGTGGCCTATGTCAGTAACCCAGCCGCATTTTCAACGGCACGTTTACTATCTGTCTTGGTGATGGCATTTGGCTTGTTGCTGAGCTTTTTTCTCATGCTTAGTCAACGATTAGCAAGAATTGCTACAGAACGTGCAAAATATCTACAACAAGCGAATAAAAACTTGCAAGCCAGTCTGGAAAGCCAAGCCTTTGCTCAAGCCCTCAACCAGCGCATCATGGAATTCACTATGGATGTGCTTTGTTCCTTTGATCGCGAGGGGCGCTTTCTCGAAGTTAGTCCATCGTGTCTTAAGTTATTTGGCTATAGTCCAGAAGAACTGAATGGCCGCCCCTATTTAGAACTAGTCTTGCCTGAAGATCGGGATTTAACAATTCAGGAAGCCCAGCAGTTGATGACCGGTCGGCCAACCTATAACTTTCGCAATCGCTATCGTCATAAAGATGGTCATGTTATACACATTCTTTGGTCTGCTGACTGGTCTGAAACTGATCAAGTGTTATTTGCAGTTGCTCATGATATTACGCCACTTGTTCAGAACGAAGCCTTTGCTAATCGTCAACGCGATATTTTGAGCTTGATTTCCCTTGATCGCCCCCTGACAGAAATATAGACGGCCATTTGCGCAATGGTAGAGGAGTTCAATCCGAGCACTTACTGCTCAATTTTGCGCCTCGATCGGGAGACTCAACAGATTTGGACAGTCGTAGCTCCCAGCCTGCCCAAAGAGTATTGCCAAGCGATTGATGGCGCCACAGTGGGGCCAAACACGGGAAGTTGCGGGGCAGCTATTTTCCGGCGGCAACCTGTTCTCGTTGCGGACATCGAATCGGATCCGCTTTGGGCAAACGACCGCGATACTGCTCTCATCCATGGCTTGCGGTCTTGCTGGTCGTTTCCCTTGATTGCTCATAATGGGCAAGTTCAAGGGACATTAGCAGTCTATCAACCATTTCCACAGACACCCTCGGAAGATCAACTGCAGCAGTGTCTCACCGTGGCACAGTTAGCAGCGATCGCGTTCGCCCGATCACTCGACCGCCAACAACTTCAAGATAGTGAGCAGCGTTTTCGATCCCTGTTTACCTTCAACCCTGATGCCGTCTACTCATTTGACTTGCAGGGTATCTACCAGAGCATGAATTCTGCTGGCTTCGAAATTTTGGATCGACAAGCTGATCAAATCATCGGTAAGCATTTTTCAGATGTTGTTATCTCAGAAGACCTTGAAAAATGTCAACAGCATTTTGACCAAGCTTGCAAAGGAGAGGCGCAGCACTATGAAATAAGGATTAACGGCAGAAACGGTCAACTCTTTTACTTAGATGTTAGTAAATTTCCGATTGTTGTAAACAACAAGATTGTTGGAGTTTTTGGTATTGCCAAAGATATTACTCAGAGAAAGCAAATTACTGCTGATTTACAACAGGCTTTGATGCAGAGTAATAAGCAGACAGAGCAGCTTCGTCGTTTAGGAAATGCTGCGATCGCTACTGCAGAGCTCCAAGACCATCAAGAATTGGTCAAATATCTTGTGGAACAAGTTCGGCTTACCATTAGGGCTCACCAAGCCGTTATTAGTTTAACTCGATGTGATGACTGGAGTCAGTCAATCAATGCTATCTCTCTCTCTGATAAATATGCTGCTTGGAAGAACTATGATGAACTATCCACTGGCGAAGGTATTTACACCCTCATTTGCGAAACGAATCAGCCCTTGGTTCTAACTCAAGAAGAGCTTGAAAAACACCCTCGCTGGCGAGGATTTGGCGACCAAGCAGATAAGCATCCTCCCATGCGAGGCTGGTTGGCTGTACCTCTGTTCGATCCCAATGGCCGCAATCTCGGTGTCCTTCAGCTCTCTGATAAAGAGGAAGGCGAATTTGATGATGATGATCTAGCGATCGCCCAGCAATTTGCACAGATGACAGTGGCGGTTTTGGAAAATAACCGGCTCCTCAATGAGGTGCTCACTGCTGAACAACAACTGAAGGAGCAGTTGAGCTTCAACTCTACAATCACGGACTGTATGGCTGAGGGACTGTTGGCCGTTGATGAACGTGGCAAATTAGCTTTTGCCAATCCAACGGCGCAGGAGTGGCTGGCAATCGACAAGTCAGAACTTTCGCAACAATCCCTCGACCAACTCCTACCACTAGATCTGACTGCTTGGAATCAAGGAGGAGTTGGCAATCAAGGGGAGTTGAAGCTTAAAGGACGGATTTTGCAGTACGAAGCCCGTCCCTTAGTAGGCCCCGTAGCAGAGAGAGGTTGGGTTTTAGTCCTCCACGACGTTACAGCCCAGCGTCAAGTTGACCAAGCCATGCGGGAGCGAGACCAGTTTTTTAGCCTTTCCCTCGAGATGTTCTGCATGGTCGATTTACGAGGGCGTTTCATTCAGGTCAATCCAGCCTTTGCTGCAACCCTTCGCTACAGTACCGCTGAGCTCGTTGGTCGCCCCTATCTCGAGTTGGTCGATTTGGGCGATCGCAGTCAGATCGCGACTACAATTCGCCGGTTGAAAGCCGGGCTTCTCATCCACGATCTAGTCATCCGCGTCTGGGACAAAGCAGGTGAGTTACACTGGCTACAAATCAGTGCAGCCCTCGGGGACGATCGCGTCATCTATTGCGTAGCCCGCGACGTTACAGAGCAACGAGCTATTCAAGAGCAAATCCTTCAGCAAAACCTACTGCTAAGAATGGCTGGGCAGACTGCCAAGCTGGGCGGCTGGAGCGTTGAGCTACCCAGTCGAGAAGTGATTTGGTCGCCAGAAACCTTTAGTTTGCTGGGTTTTACTGATGAAGATGAACCCGATTTGGAGGAAGCCCTTAGCCTCTATCCCCCTGCGGAGCGAGCCCTAGTCACAAAGGCGCTAGAGGACTGTATTCAGCAGGGAATTAGCTTTGATTTTGATGTAGCTGTTCACAATACTTCTGGCTTCCTGCTCGATGCACGAGTGACGGGGCAAGCCGTTCGTGATGAAACTGGAGCGATTGTAAGAATCTCGGGGGCATTTCAGGATGTTAGCGATCGCAAACGGGCCCAACGTGAGGCTCAGCGACTGGCGGATCGGCTACGAACCACGCTTGAAAGCATTACTGATGGCTTTTATACCCTCGATGAAAACTGGCGATTTAGCTACCTCAATCAGGAGGGTGCTCAGCAGCTGGGCGTCAATGTAGAAGAAACGCTAGGCCAAATGGTCTGGACTGCTTTTCCTGGGTCCTACGAGAGCGAACTCGGCCATATTTATCGGCAAGCGATTGCTACGGGCGAAGCCGCTCATTTTGAGACCTACTATGAACCCTTCGGCCGGTGGTTTGAAGTCCATGCTTACCCTTCTGAAGACGGTTTGGCAGTCTACTTCCGCGATGTTTCAGAACGTCGGCAAACCGAACAAAATTTACGGATTACGCTGCGAGAGCTAGAGCGCAGCAACCAGGAGCTGCAGGAATTTGCCTTTGTTGCCTCCCACGACCTTCAGGAGCCACTGCGCAAAATTCAGGCTTTCTCGGATCGCCTCATTGCTCGGACCAGCAACCTAGATGATGAATCTCAGGATTATCTGAGGCGTATGGCCTCTGCAGCAGGACGAATGCAGACCTTGATCATCGATTTGTTGAACTACTCCCGTGTCAACACTCGGGGTCTGCCCTTACAGCCCTTATCCCTCGACCAAGTACTCGACGATGTCTTGGTCGATATGGAAGCTAGTCTCGATCAGGCCTCTGCGATCGTGGAGCGGCAGCCCTTGCCAACTATCCAGGGTGACGCCGGTCAGTTTCGCCAGGTTTTCCAGAATCTGTTGAGTAATGCCCTGAAATTTCAGTCAGCAGACAACCAACCATTAATTCAGATTTACAGTGAGCTGACAGAGGCTGGGCAATTGAGGTTGTGCATCGCTGATAATGGCATTGGATTCGATGAGAAGTATCTAGACCGAATTTTCAACCCCTTCCAGCGCTTACATAGTCGCGATGCCTATGCTGGTACAGGGATTGGACTAGCGATCGTCAAAAAAATCATTGAGCGCCACGGCGCGACGATTACTGCAAAGAGTATCCCCGGACAAGGTAGTGTATTTTTCATTACTTTTCCTGTAACTGAAAAAGATTTCCGATGAGGCCCAAGACCGTGCACATTCTGATTGCAGATGATGATCAAGACGATTGCTTGATGACACGGGAGGCCTTTAAAGAGTGCAGGATCGCCAACCCCCTCCACTTTGTCCATGATGGCGAAGCCCTCTTGGATTACCTCAAACGGCGCTCTCCCTATACTGATGACCAGCGTTTTCCTTTGCCGGGGCTCATTCTTCTCGATCTCAATATGCCGCTGAAAGATGGCCGCGAGGCACTCGCTGAGATCAAATCCGATCCAGAATTACGATCAATTCCAGTCGTTATTTTAACGACCTCATCAGCTGACGAGGATATTTTGCACAGCTACAACATTGGTGTTAATTCTTTCATCACGAAGCCTATTAGTTTCTCGGGCTTGATAGAGGTAATCTGCGCTTTGGGTCGTTACTGGCTAGATATCGTTGAGTTGCCAAGCGAGAACCGCGGAGCATGACCTATAGCGAAGTTCACTGGCGGTTGCTCTTGGTCGATGATGATGAGGATGATTTCATCATCACCCGTGACTTACTGCGCGATGCTCAACAGGCACAGATCCAGTTGGACTGGTGCTCCGACTTCCAAGAAGCATTGGCAACAATGGGCCGCCAAGAGCATGACGTATATTTGGTGGACTATCGACTGGGTGCTGAATCAGGATTAGACCTGATTGACCAAGCAATTCAGGCTGGGATTACCCGACCTATTATTTTGCTGACGGGGCAGGGGAATGAACAGCTTGATGCCTCTGCAATTGAACTTGGGGCTGCCGATTATCTGGTCAAAGGACAGCTAGATTGTCAGCAATTGCTGCGCAGCATTCGCTATGCCATCGATCGCAATTTAGCAACGACTCGTCTGGCGGAAAGTGAATCCCGTTATCGGTTGCTATTTGAAGCTAATCCAGAACCGATGTGGGTTTTTGCCAAACAAGGGTTGCAGTTTTTGGCGGTTAATCAAGCAGCTTCTCAATTTTTTGGCTACAGCCAGCAAGAATTTCTTGCCATGACGGTTTTAGATATCCAGAGTGAGGAGGAAAAAACACGTTTTTTGCAGTTTTTTGAATCGTTAATCTGCAATCAAATTGTTGATCCTGCTGTGGGAGTTTGGGCTTATCGACATAAACAGGGGCATCTAGTATTTGCTGATGTTCTCATCCATGACTTTGAGTTTGACAACCAACCCTGCTGCCTTATTTTAGCAATTGATATCACCGAAAAACAAGCTGCACGGGAGTTAGCCCATCAGCGCGAACAGGCTTTTCGGAAGCTACTGAATGACAATCGGGATCCACTACTAGTGATTTCAGGCGATCGCAGGATTTGCTATGCCAATCCTGCAGCCCAAAAATTACTAAAGTTGAATTTAGAACAATTAGAATCTCAATCTTTAGATCTACCGCTACTGAGTGACAAGCTTACTGAGTGGGCCTTGACGTTGCCTGATGGCAGCGTAGCAGAGGTAGAGATTCATCGTTCAGAAACTGATTGGGAAGGACAGCCTGCAGACCTGCTCTCACTTCGAGATATTGCTGAGCGTAAGGCATCAGAACAGCAGCTTCGTTTGCTCAAAGAAAGTCTCGAAGCGAGCTTCA
Protein-coding regions in this window:
- a CDS encoding response regulator, with protein sequence MHILIADDDQDDCLMTREAFKECRIANPLHFVHDGEALLDYLKRRSPYTDDQRFPLPGLILLDLNMPLKDGREALAEIKSDPELRSIPVVILTTSSADEDILHSYNIGVNSFITKPISFSGLIEVICALGRYWLDIVELPSENRGA
- a CDS encoding PAS domain S-box protein, producing MSIRFLIIEAYLHVLAFALIITGLIGLVGYPDVQHLTFHSLVLPLDSSLLLLLLGGLLLSAVYRAGKLLKALMFLLIITVVYGTTRNWLVGEPETNFSFISEFIRVRTAFVITSLISSLAFSWSLESRLTKRRAYFTGVGIILLSSTSLLSDLFWAPEATSLRYDFSSIYVVNFLSILLSISVILLAPRSHQSLSSPGRIPVLAGLLGVMLTCITWYLLSLQTISFINQQSDILLAKVQSSTERALSNRLALIQRMSERWEALGSLPTQAYWQQEAKSYLRDFPNLQWVGVFDSEIQPYWLVGRTDKAAEWLPRFRAEQNQQVWFQQTLASRSTSLSPVFTLPDNPSTYVLLASPLNLPNHPPRLIAAGLSLQGIMRDLIGTDYDQFVLALFQGDQPIYRSALLSNQDLKSRPINDRNIILSNGKSWKLVAYVSNPAAFSTARLLSVLVMAFGLLLSFFLMLSQRLARIATERAKYLQQANKNLQASLESQAFAQALNQRIMEFTMDVLCSFDREGRFLEVSPSCLKLFGYSPEELNGRPYLELVLPEDRDLTIQEAQQLMTGRPTYNFRNRYRHKDGHVIHILWSADWSETDQVLFAVAHDITPLVQNEAFANRQRDILSLISLDRPLTEI
- a CDS encoding PAS domain S-box protein, with product MVEEFNPSTYCSILRLDRETQQIWTVVAPSLPKEYCQAIDGATVGPNTGSCGAAIFRRQPVLVADIESDPLWANDRDTALIHGLRSCWSFPLIAHNGQVQGTLAVYQPFPQTPSEDQLQQCLTVAQLAAIAFARSLDRQQLQDSEQRFRSLFTFNPDAVYSFDLQGIYQSMNSAGFEILDRQADQIIGKHFSDVVISEDLEKCQQHFDQACKGEAQHYEIRINGRNGQLFYLDVSKFPIVVNNKIVGVFGIAKDITQRKQITADLQQALMQSNKQTEQLRRLGNAAIATAELQDHQELVKYLVEQVRLTIRAHQAVISLTRCDDWSQSINAISLSDKYAAWKNYDELSTGEGIYTLICETNQPLVLTQEELEKHPRWRGFGDQADKHPPMRGWLAVPLFDPNGRNLGVLQLSDKEEGEFDDDDLAIAQQFAQMTVAVLENNRLLNEVLTAEQQLKEQLSFNSTITDCMAEGLLAVDERGKLAFANPTAQEWLAIDKSELSQQSLDQLLPLDLTAWNQGGVGNQGELKLKGRILQYEARPLVGPVAERGWVLVLHDVTAQRQVDQAMRERDQFFSLSLEMFCMVDLRGRFIQVNPAFAATLRYSTAELVGRPYLELVDLGDRSQIATTIRRLKAGLLIHDLVIRVWDKAGELHWLQISAALGDDRVIYCVARDVTEQRAIQEQILQQNLLLRMAGQTAKLGGWSVELPSREVIWSPETFSLLGFTDEDEPDLEEALSLYPPAERALVTKALEDCIQQGISFDFDVAVHNTSGFLLDARVTGQAVRDETGAIVRISGAFQDVSDRKRAQREAQRLADRLRTTLESITDGFYTLDENWRFSYLNQEGAQQLGVNVEETLGQMVWTAFPGSYESELGHIYRQAIATGEAAHFETYYEPFGRWFEVHAYPSEDGLAVYFRDVSERRQTEQNLRITLRELERSNQELQEFAFVASHDLQEPLRKIQAFSDRLIARTSNLDDESQDYLRRMASAAGRMQTLIIDLLNYSRVNTRGLPLQPLSLDQVLDDVLVDMEASLDQASAIVERQPLPTIQGDAGQFRQVFQNLLSNALKFQSADNQPLIQIYSELTEAGQLRLCIADNGIGFDEKYLDRIFNPFQRLHSRDAYAGTGIGLAIVKKIIERHGATITAKSIPGQGSVFFITFPVTEKDFR
- a CDS encoding SWIM zinc finger family protein, with the protein product MNTASDPWWVQQWLDLINAYRFKKRLERGWRYAREGHVLSICFQGQKVEAKVQGTEAKPYRASLWLDPISEEDWGYVISALATEARWSALLLAGEMPADIETVFARNGLRLFPFSLSDVHSRCSCPDKANPCKHVSAIYYLLGDRFSEDPFVLFQLRGRQRQQLLEELRSRRQASLQPTPEVSAAPVPQLQQFWDYADPLDPELVIITPSLGDTVLGQLGSLPLASDPRLETSAAQLLVQLRQLYEDVAQSVFLESMASAGDR